In Pedobacter heparinus DSM 2366, the following are encoded in one genomic region:
- the trxA gene encoding thioredoxin codes for MALEITDANFEEVVLKSDKPVLVDFWAEWCGPCRMVGPVVDEISKEYEGKALVGKVNVDNNPQISTQFGIRNIPALLYFKNGEVVDKQVGAVPKSVLAQKLDKQL; via the coding sequence ATGGCTTTAGAAATCACAGATGCTAACTTCGAGGAAGTTGTATTAAAATCAGATAAACCCGTTTTAGTTGACTTTTGGGCAGAATGGTGTGGTCCGTGTCGCATGGTAGGTCCGGTAGTAGATGAAATCTCAAAAGAATACGAAGGTAAAGCGCTTGTAGGAAAAGTGAATGTTGACAACAACCCTCAGATCTCTACTCAGTTTGGCATCCGTAATATCCCTGCTTTATTGTACTTTAAAAATGGGGAAGTGGTAGACAAACAAGTTGGCGCCGTGCCTAAATCTGTACTGGCCCAAAAATTAGACAAACAGTTGTAA
- a CDS encoding DUF58 domain-containing protein — protein MKSVHNYYERFFYIYSMQSPIDETTLHFNGNLELLARQVVEGFITGLHKSPFHGFSVEFAEHRLYNVGDNVKNIDWKLYARTDKLFSKRYEEETNLRCQFIIDVSSSMYFPLKAYNKLNFSVQAVAALVYLLKRQRDAFGLSLFTDQLVLNTPAKSTTTHQKYLFARLEEILKAEQMNVKTNLDQALHQIAELIHKRSLVVVFSDLLSTAQDEHQIEGLFSALQHLKFNKHEVIIFNVTDKAKEVDFKFENRPYQFVDMETGAILKAHTSKVKDAYLLKMQAYRQAIQLKCAQYKIDMVDADIAKGFYPILQAYLIKRQKMS, from the coding sequence ATGAAAAGCGTTCATAATTATTATGAACGCTTTTTTTATATTTACAGCATGCAGTCGCCAATTGATGAAACAACCTTACATTTTAATGGCAACCTTGAATTACTGGCCAGGCAGGTAGTGGAAGGTTTTATTACCGGATTGCACAAAAGCCCTTTTCACGGTTTTTCTGTTGAATTTGCAGAACACCGGCTTTATAATGTTGGCGATAATGTTAAAAACATCGACTGGAAACTTTATGCCAGGACCGACAAGCTTTTTAGCAAACGCTATGAAGAAGAAACCAATCTGCGCTGTCAGTTCATCATCGATGTTTCTTCGTCCATGTATTTCCCTTTAAAAGCATACAATAAGCTTAATTTTTCTGTACAGGCGGTTGCTGCATTGGTTTATTTGCTAAAAAGGCAGCGCGATGCCTTTGGCCTAAGTCTTTTTACCGATCAGCTGGTATTGAATACCCCGGCTAAATCTACCACCACCCATCAAAAATACCTGTTCGCAAGACTGGAAGAAATTTTAAAAGCCGAGCAGATGAACGTAAAGACCAATCTTGACCAGGCTTTGCACCAAATTGCAGAGCTGATCCATAAACGTTCCCTGGTGGTTGTGTTTAGTGATCTGCTCAGTACTGCTCAGGATGAACATCAGATCGAAGGTTTATTCTCGGCCCTTCAGCACCTGAAGTTCAATAAACATGAAGTCATCATTTTTAATGTGACAGACAAAGCAAAAGAAGTAGATTTTAAATTTGAGAACCGTCCTTATCAATTTGTTGATATGGAAACGGGTGCTATACTAAAAGCACATACCTCAAAAGTTAAAGATGCCTATCTGTTAAAGATGCAGGCCTACAGGCAGGCCATTCAGCTTAAATGTGCACAGTACAAAATTGATATGGTTGATGCAGATATTGCCAAAGGATTTTACCCCATATTACAGGCTTATCTAATCAAGCGTCAAAAAATGAGTTAA
- a CDS encoding aspartate aminotransferase family protein: protein MLTQRQLFLQHNAQTTLDPLLLAFNRAKGMYLYDADGKKYMDLIAGIGVSNVGHCHPAVVNAVQQQAESYMHIMVYGEFVQNPQVNFAAALAAVLPENLNCTYFVNSGAEAVEGAMKLAKRYTQRSEIIACHNSYHGSTQGALSLMGNEEFKQAYRPLLPDIKFINYNRIEDLDQITTRTAAVFIETVQGEAGIRVADPSYFEALRKKCTATGTLLVLDEIQCGFGRTGKMFGFEHFGIVPDILLLAKGIGGGMPIGAFISSREIMISLATNPILGHITTFGGHPVSCAAGLATLQTIITENMVEGVTAKAELFKKLLVHPAIKEVRGKGLMIAIAFENFELNKKIIDACIADGLISDWFLHCSNAMRIAPPLIISEEEIKWACAVILKNADALV from the coding sequence ATGCTTACACAACGCCAATTATTTCTGCAGCACAATGCCCAAACCACTTTAGATCCGCTTCTACTGGCATTTAACAGGGCCAAAGGAATGTATCTTTATGATGCAGATGGCAAAAAATACATGGATCTAATTGCCGGTATTGGGGTAAGTAATGTTGGCCACTGCCACCCAGCTGTGGTAAATGCGGTACAGCAACAGGCAGAAAGCTATATGCACATTATGGTTTACGGCGAATTTGTGCAAAACCCGCAGGTAAATTTTGCAGCAGCACTAGCAGCTGTTTTACCGGAAAACCTGAACTGCACTTATTTTGTTAATTCGGGAGCTGAAGCTGTAGAAGGTGCCATGAAACTGGCCAAAAGATATACACAACGTTCAGAAATTATTGCCTGCCATAATTCTTATCACGGCAGTACACAAGGTGCCCTAAGCCTGATGGGCAACGAAGAATTTAAACAGGCCTACCGGCCGCTTTTACCAGACATTAAATTTATAAATTACAACAGGATTGAGGATCTGGACCAGATTACTACCCGCACCGCGGCAGTGTTTATAGAAACCGTACAAGGTGAGGCAGGGATTAGGGTGGCTGATCCATCTTATTTTGAAGCGCTGAGAAAAAAATGTACAGCAACAGGAACTTTACTGGTATTGGATGAAATACAGTGTGGTTTTGGCCGGACGGGTAAAATGTTTGGCTTTGAACATTTTGGCATTGTTCCGGATATTTTGTTGCTGGCAAAAGGCATTGGTGGCGGTATGCCCATAGGTGCTTTTATCAGCTCGCGGGAGATCATGATTTCATTGGCAACAAATCCAATACTGGGCCATATCACCACTTTTGGAGGGCATCCGGTGAGTTGTGCAGCAGGTTTGGCAACTTTACAGACCATCATTACTGAAAACATGGTAGAGGGGGTTACGGCTAAAGCTGAACTGTTTAAAAAACTACTGGTACACCCGGCAATTAAAGAAGTAAGGGGCAAAGGTCTGATGATCGCCATAGCATTTGAAAATTTTGAGCTCAATAAAAAGATCATCGATGCCTGTATTGCAGACGGGCTGATCAGCGACTGGTTTTTACATTGCAGCAATGCCATGCGGATAGCGCCACCGCTTATCATTAGCGAGGAAGAGATAAAATGGGCCTGTGCAGTGATTTTGAAGAATGCAGACGCCCTGGTTTAA
- a CDS encoding RNA polymerase sigma factor: MKQVEDSEILEKFSNIKTRDEAFNLLLNKYQQKIYWHIRRLVIDHDDADDLVQDTFIKVWKNLEKFRSDSQLYTWIYRIATNESITFLNKKKQRNNTPLDEVSAELSETLIASSHFNGDKVQLKLQQALLTLPEKQRLIFNMKYFDELKYEEISEITGTSVGALKASFHIAVKKIEVFMLNEDITF; this comes from the coding sequence ATGAAGCAGGTTGAAGATTCAGAGATTTTAGAGAAGTTCTCCAATATAAAAACTCGGGATGAAGCCTTTAACCTGCTTCTAAATAAATACCAACAAAAGATTTACTGGCACATCAGAAGGCTGGTCATCGATCATGATGACGCTGACGACCTGGTGCAGGACACCTTTATAAAGGTTTGGAAGAACCTTGAAAAATTCCGCAGCGATTCGCAGCTTTATACCTGGATCTATAGGATTGCCACCAATGAATCCATCACTTTCCTAAACAAAAAGAAACAACGAAACAATACACCCCTGGATGAAGTATCGGCCGAACTTTCAGAAACCCTGATTGCTTCTTCTCATTTTAATGGTGATAAAGTTCAGTTAAAACTTCAGCAGGCCTTACTTACCCTACCGGAAAAACAACGCCTGATTTTTAACATGAAGTATTTTGATGAGCTGAAGTATGAAGAAATTTCGGAAATAACAGGGACTAGTGTAGGTGCCTTAAAAGCATCCTTTCATATCGCTGTAAAGAAAATTGAAGTTTTTATGCTAAATGAAGACATTACCTTTTAA
- a CDS encoding transketolase family protein has translation MKKYTYTEKKDTRSGFGAGLLEAGKKNPEVVALCADLVGSLKMDAFIKEFPERFFQIGIAEANMIGIAAGLTIGGKVPFTGTFANFSTGRVYDQIRQSVAYSDKNVKICASHAGLTLGEDGATHQILEDIGLMKMLPGMTVINTCDYNQTKAATIAIAEHHGPVYLRFGRPVIPVFTDPDQKFEIGKAWMVNEGKDVTIIATGHMVWKAIEAGEKLAELGIDAEIINIHTIKPLDEAAVLKSVKKTGCVVTCEEHNKYGGLGESVARLLSTELPTPQEFVAVNDSFGESGTPDQLMTKYGLDSVNIVEAAQKVIKRAKK, from the coding sequence ATGAAGAAGTATACATACACTGAAAAAAAAGATACGCGTTCTGGTTTTGGAGCTGGATTGCTTGAAGCCGGAAAAAAGAACCCTGAAGTAGTAGCACTCTGTGCTGATCTGGTAGGCTCATTAAAAATGGATGCATTTATTAAGGAATTTCCTGAACGCTTTTTCCAGATCGGTATTGCTGAAGCCAATATGATTGGTATTGCAGCTGGCTTAACCATTGGAGGAAAAGTTCCTTTTACCGGAACCTTTGCTAACTTTTCGACCGGAAGGGTTTACGACCAGATCCGCCAGTCGGTAGCTTATTCTGACAAAAATGTAAAAATCTGTGCTTCGCATGCAGGTTTGACCCTGGGCGAAGATGGTGCAACCCACCAGATCCTGGAAGATATAGGCCTGATGAAAATGCTGCCTGGTATGACAGTAATCAACACCTGCGATTATAACCAGACTAAAGCTGCTACCATTGCTATTGCTGAACACCATGGCCCTGTTTACCTGCGTTTTGGTCGCCCGGTAATCCCTGTATTTACAGATCCTGACCAGAAATTTGAAATTGGAAAGGCCTGGATGGTAAATGAAGGCAAAGATGTAACCATTATTGCTACCGGCCATATGGTTTGGAAAGCTATTGAGGCCGGAGAGAAACTTGCTGAACTGGGCATTGATGCTGAGATTATAAACATCCACACGATTAAACCTTTGGATGAAGCAGCAGTCCTTAAATCAGTAAAGAAAACTGGTTGCGTGGTTACCTGCGAGGAACATAATAAATATGGTGGTTTAGGAGAAAGTGTTGCAAGGTTACTTTCAACAGAGCTGCCTACACCACAGGAATTTGTTGCCGTAAACGATAGTTTTGGAGAAAGCGGAACACCTGATCAATTGATGACCAAATACGGATTAGACAGTGTAAACATTGTTGAAGCTGCACAAAAGGTCATTAAAAGAGCCAAAAAATAA
- a CDS encoding transketolase, producing MNQQPQLMKHTINELEDIAAQVRRDIVRMVHACQSGHPGGSLGCADFMTALYFEIMNHSTDFKMDGKGEDLFFLSNGHISPVFYSVLARSGYFEVSELATFRKLNSRLQGHPTTHEGLPGVRIASGSLGQGMSVAIGAAQAKKLNKDHSIIYSLHGDGELQEGQNWEAIMYAPFNKIDNLISTIDYNGQQIDGPTEKVLSLENLQAKFEAFGWHVINSDGNDMDAIVKALHYAKSLTGKGKPILNLMSTQMGYGVDFMMGSHKWHGVAPNDEQLAAALAQLSSTLKDY from the coding sequence ATTAATCAACAACCCCAATTAATGAAACATACAATTAATGAATTAGAAGATATCGCTGCTCAGGTAAGAAGGGATATCGTTAGAATGGTACATGCCTGCCAATCGGGACACCCGGGAGGATCTTTAGGATGTGCAGATTTTATGACTGCATTGTATTTTGAAATCATGAACCACTCTACTGATTTTAAAATGGATGGAAAAGGCGAAGATTTGTTTTTTCTTTCAAACGGACACATTTCACCGGTTTTTTACAGTGTCCTGGCCAGATCAGGCTATTTTGAGGTAAGTGAACTGGCTACTTTCAGAAAATTAAATTCAAGATTACAGGGGCACCCTACTACACATGAAGGGCTTCCTGGTGTAAGGATAGCATCTGGTTCTTTGGGCCAGGGCATGTCGGTAGCTATTGGCGCAGCCCAGGCAAAAAAGCTGAACAAAGATCATTCAATTATATATTCTTTACACGGAGACGGCGAATTACAGGAAGGTCAGAACTGGGAAGCCATTATGTATGCTCCCTTTAACAAGATAGACAACCTGATTTCGACAATTGATTATAACGGACAACAAATTGACGGCCCTACTGAAAAGGTATTGTCGCTGGAAAACCTGCAAGCTAAATTTGAAGCTTTCGGATGGCATGTGATCAACTCTGATGGTAATGACATGGATGCCATTGTTAAAGCATTACATTATGCAAAATCACTGACTGGTAAAGGTAAACCAATCCTGAACTTAATGAGCACACAGATGGGCTATGGCGTTGATTTCATGATGGGATCGCACAAATGGCATGGCGTTGCCCCTAATGATGAGCAGCTTGCCGCAGCTTTGGCGCAATTAAGTAGTACCCTAAAAGATTATTAA
- a CDS encoding sugar MFS transporter, with translation MTTQTKSTVISPIVTIGALFFIFGFVTWANSTLIPFLKLACGLKTDFEAFLVTFASYIAYFFLALPSSWILKKLGFKNGLVTGLLILGIGSLVFIPAASTRSFGLFLTGIFIQGAALSLLQTASNPYISIIGPIESAAKRISIMGLCNKFAGIIVPIIMGTLFLKNAAGIEAKINDAATTVAEKEALLAEVLGRVYTPYIVLAIVFVAFALFIKYSNLPEVDVDKEEVIEGEEVKTAKTSIFQFPHLFLGAFCIFVYVAAEVMAGDIIGVYGKELGISADISKYFTTLTLTSMLVGYFIGIFTIPKYITQQAALKICAIIGVIFVSAAYFTDGYTSVIFVGLLGLANSLMWPAIFPLGIKGLGKFTKTGSAIMIMGIAGGAIWPLIYGYLKDYTGMHFQLAFFVSVLPCYLYIWYFAVAGHKVGKHASA, from the coding sequence ATGACAACCCAAACAAAATCGACTGTAATTTCTCCCATTGTAACCATAGGAGCCTTGTTTTTTATTTTTGGCTTTGTAACCTGGGCCAACAGTACCTTAATTCCTTTTCTTAAGCTTGCCTGTGGTTTGAAAACCGATTTTGAAGCCTTTTTAGTTACTTTTGCTTCCTATATCGCCTATTTCTTCCTGGCTTTACCTTCCTCATGGATATTAAAGAAGCTGGGATTTAAAAACGGATTGGTAACTGGTCTGCTTATTTTGGGTATAGGCTCCCTTGTTTTTATTCCTGCTGCAAGTACCAGAAGTTTTGGTTTGTTTTTAACCGGCATCTTTATTCAGGGTGCTGCCCTGTCGTTATTGCAAACCGCATCCAACCCATACATCAGTATTATAGGCCCTATAGAAAGTGCCGCAAAACGGATCAGTATTATGGGGCTTTGCAATAAATTTGCCGGTATCATTGTACCTATCATTATGGGCACGCTGTTCCTTAAAAATGCTGCCGGTATAGAGGCAAAGATCAATGATGCAGCTACTACAGTTGCCGAAAAAGAGGCTCTACTTGCCGAAGTTTTAGGCCGTGTTTACACACCTTATATTGTACTGGCAATTGTATTTGTTGCTTTCGCGCTATTCATTAAATATTCAAATTTGCCAGAGGTAGATGTGGATAAAGAAGAAGTAATTGAAGGAGAGGAAGTGAAGACTGCCAAAACCTCTATCTTCCAGTTCCCCCACCTGTTCCTCGGCGCCTTCTGTATTTTTGTTTACGTTGCTGCCGAAGTAATGGCAGGAGATATCATTGGGGTATATGGTAAAGAATTGGGCATCAGTGCCGATATCAGCAAGTATTTTACTACGCTTACTTTAACCAGTATGCTTGTCGGTTATTTCATCGGTATTTTTACCATACCAAAATACATTACACAACAGGCGGCATTAAAAATATGTGCCATTATAGGCGTTATCTTTGTTTCGGCAGCTTACTTTACAGATGGTTATACTTCGGTCATCTTTGTAGGTCTTTTAGGTTTGGCAAACTCTTTAATGTGGCCGGCTATTTTCCCTCTGGGTATCAAAGGCCTGGGTAAATTTACTAAAACAGGCTCTGCCATCATGATCATGGGTATTGCAGGTGGTGCCATCTGGCCTTTAATTTATGGATATCTAAAAGATTATACCGGTATGCATTTTCAGCTGGCATTTTTCGTTAGTGTATTGCCTTGTTACCTTTATATCTGGTATTTTGCCGTTGCCGGCCATAAAGTAGGAAAACACGCCTCAGCGTAG
- a CDS encoding response regulator — protein sequence MALLLIGGLCALYFPQTIARTYLAIFFLAGTIASLIFIYSIKLSLKNGISSIVTGAGQIKNGLLKTRIDAYAKNEINILAFTFNELATKLEQNIDKVERISLSLEKEQQRAEHYEKVKQYFLVNMSHEIRTPMNAILGFARHLQESLKDKDQMESIKMIIKSGDHLLVTLNDILDFANIETGEISFVCLPFNLRDTIQSICMLMESNARLKEIGLSYTIDPNIPDSIYGDSVRLTQILLSLTSNAIKFTETGGVSISAKAVTDHDDHVVVEFRVKDTGIGIPLDKQEKIFNPFEQGTNHMKRKFGGTGIGLSIVKHLIALQDGVIQLNSLPDEGSEFYFRLSFLKAHAGKDWQQSAHNEFNLTPESEIGKDINVLIVEDNAINQLLVIKLLQKKGYHTTVAENGKIALHKYASADFDIILMDLQMPEMDGYETTIHIRNMKSGKKDIPIVAMTAHTIKGEREKCLSIGMNDYISKPFHASELYEKIQGLVAINVAGRDHFA from the coding sequence GTGGCCTTATTGCTCATCGGCGGACTTTGTGCTTTGTATTTTCCACAAACAATAGCCCGGACCTATCTGGCTATATTTTTTTTAGCGGGCACTATCGCCAGTTTAATTTTTATATATTCCATAAAACTGAGCCTTAAAAACGGGATCAGCAGCATTGTAACAGGAGCCGGGCAAATTAAAAATGGCTTACTTAAAACCAGAATTGATGCTTATGCCAAAAACGAGATCAATATTCTGGCTTTTACTTTTAACGAACTGGCTACTAAACTGGAGCAAAATATAGATAAGGTAGAGCGGATTAGTTTAAGCCTGGAAAAGGAACAACAAAGGGCAGAACATTATGAAAAAGTAAAACAATATTTCCTGGTAAATATGAGCCATGAGATCCGCACACCTATGAACGCCATATTGGGCTTTGCGCGACATCTTCAGGAATCCCTTAAAGATAAAGATCAGATGGAATCCATTAAGATGATCATCAAATCGGGCGATCATTTGCTGGTTACCTTAAATGATATTCTTGACTTTGCCAATATAGAGACCGGAGAGATCAGTTTTGTGTGTCTTCCTTTTAATTTAAGGGATACCATACAGTCTATCTGCATGCTGATGGAGTCTAACGCAAGGCTTAAAGAAATAGGATTGAGTTATACCATAGATCCCAATATCCCGGATTCTATTTATGGTGATTCCGTAAGACTTACCCAAATTTTACTGAGCCTTACTTCTAATGCAATTAAGTTTACAGAAACAGGTGGGGTTTCTATCTCGGCAAAGGCGGTAACAGATCATGATGACCATGTTGTTGTTGAATTCAGGGTTAAAGATACCGGCATTGGCATACCTTTAGATAAACAGGAAAAGATCTTCAACCCTTTTGAGCAGGGAACTAATCATATGAAACGGAAATTTGGCGGTACTGGGATTGGATTGAGCATTGTAAAGCATTTAATTGCCCTGCAGGATGGGGTAATACAGTTAAACAGCCTGCCCGATGAAGGTTCTGAGTTTTATTTCAGGTTGTCTTTCCTTAAAGCACATGCGGGTAAAGACTGGCAGCAATCGGCACACAATGAATTTAACCTGACACCAGAATCAGAAATCGGAAAGGACATCAATGTGCTAATTGTAGAAGACAATGCCATTAACCAATTGCTGGTAATTAAGTTGTTGCAAAAAAAGGGATACCATACTACTGTAGCCGAAAATGGAAAGATAGCGCTGCATAAATACGCCAGCGCTGATTTTGACATTATTTTAATGGATCTTCAAATGCCTGAAATGGATGGTTATGAAACAACTATCCACATCCGTAACATGAAATCCGGTAAAAAAGACATTCCTATTGTAGCCATGACGGCACATACCATAAAAGGGGAACGCGAAAAATGCCTCAGCATTGGTATGAACGATTACATCTCGAAGCCTTTTCATGCCAGTGAACTGTATGAAAAGATACAAGGGCTGGTGGCAATAAATGTTGCGGGTAGAGATCACTTCGCCTGA
- the xth gene encoding exodeoxyribonuclease III: MKIASYNINGINARLDNLLRWLKEARPDVVCLQELKAPDNRFPAQLLLDAGYHAIWHGQKSWNGVAILSRYAEIKETRRGLEGDPEDLHSRYIEAFINGVVIGCLYLPNGNPFPGPKFEYKLNWIKRLTKHAAKLNAFGLPVALVGDYNIIPTDLDTYKPEKYLENALFRPEARKLWTALLKQGWTDAFRKLYPKDRIYTFWDYLRNAYHRDAGLRLDHFLLNDKLVDRLDAAGVDKHVRGWDHSSDHAPVWVVLKDHLPDQAK; encoded by the coding sequence ATGAAGATCGCAAGCTATAACATCAACGGTATCAACGCGCGTCTGGACAATTTACTACGCTGGCTTAAAGAGGCCCGGCCCGATGTGGTATGTTTGCAGGAGCTTAAAGCGCCAGATAACAGGTTCCCCGCTCAGCTGCTGCTGGATGCCGGGTATCACGCCATCTGGCATGGACAAAAGAGTTGGAACGGGGTGGCTATCCTATCCCGGTACGCTGAGATCAAGGAAACCCGGCGGGGCTTAGAAGGAGATCCTGAAGATTTGCACAGCCGATATATTGAGGCATTTATAAATGGCGTTGTGATTGGTTGTTTATACCTGCCAAACGGCAACCCCTTTCCCGGACCTAAGTTTGAGTATAAACTCAACTGGATCAAAAGGCTTACTAAACATGCAGCAAAGCTGAATGCATTTGGTTTGCCTGTAGCCCTGGTTGGCGACTACAACATTATACCCACTGATCTGGACACGTATAAGCCAGAAAAATACCTGGAAAATGCATTGTTCCGTCCCGAAGCGCGAAAATTATGGACTGCACTTTTAAAGCAAGGCTGGACCGATGCCTTTAGAAAGCTTTATCCCAAGGATCGCATTTATACTTTTTGGGATTACCTGCGCAATGCCTATCATCGTGATGCTGGCCTGCGGCTCGATCACTTTTTGCTGAATGACAAATTGGTAGACAGGCTGGACGCGGCTGGTGTTGACAAACATGTACGCGGCTGGGACCATTCCAGCGACCACGCACCGGTATGGGTTGTCCTAAAGGATCATCTCCCCGATCAGGCGAAGTGA
- a CDS encoding dihydrofolate reductase family protein has protein sequence MRKVIAAFNMTLDGICDHTAGIPDEEIHYHYTNLLNNAGSILYGRITYQLMQFWQTLLKNPSDEKSMNDFAIAIDKIPKIVFSNTLKSTDWDSAQLSDRTLEEEVLELKQQSGKDILVGSRSLIIQLMKLNLIDELQLCIYPVIAGAGLPLFENLKDRTILKLIKTKTFSGGAVTLYYERGAG, from the coding sequence ATGAGAAAAGTAATTGCCGCATTCAATATGACACTTGACGGAATTTGTGACCATACAGCAGGAATTCCCGACGAAGAAATACACTATCATTATACTAACCTGCTAAATAACGCAGGCAGCATTCTATATGGAAGGATAACCTATCAACTCATGCAATTTTGGCAAACACTGTTAAAAAATCCTTCCGATGAAAAATCAATGAATGATTTTGCCATTGCTATAGACAAAATTCCAAAAATTGTTTTTTCAAATACGCTTAAAAGCACAGACTGGGACAGTGCTCAATTGTCAGATCGAACTCTTGAAGAAGAAGTTTTAGAACTCAAACAACAATCGGGTAAAGACATTTTAGTGGGCAGCCGGAGTTTAATTATACAGCTCATGAAACTTAATTTGATTGATGAGTTGCAGCTTTGTATTTACCCTGTTATAGCGGGAGCAGGTTTGCCATTATTTGAAAACCTAAAAGACAGGACCATTCTTAAATTGATAAAGACAAAAACTTTTAGCGGTGGTGCAGTAACGCTTTATTATGAGCGGGGCGCCGGGTGA
- the bcp gene encoding thioredoxin-dependent thiol peroxidase: protein MSELKEGQKAPGFSAKDQDGNTVTLAQFAGKKVVLYFYPKDDTPGCTAEACDFRDNYQGLTAKGYVVLGVSTDDEKSHQKFITKHNLPFTLLADTDQKIVTDYGVWAEKNMYGKKYMGTVRTTFVIDEQGNIAHIIKKVDTANSTAQVLALA from the coding sequence ATGAGCGAATTAAAAGAGGGCCAGAAAGCACCAGGCTTTTCTGCAAAAGACCAGGATGGCAACACAGTAACATTGGCACAATTTGCCGGTAAAAAAGTTGTGCTTTACTTTTACCCTAAAGATGATACTCCGGGCTGCACGGCTGAAGCCTGCGATTTCAGGGACAACTACCAGGGCTTAACTGCTAAGGGCTATGTTGTTTTAGGCGTAAGCACTGATGATGAAAAATCGCATCAGAAGTTTATAACCAAACACAACCTGCCTTTTACTTTACTGGCCGATACGGATCAGAAAATAGTAACCGATTATGGTGTTTGGGCTGAAAAGAATATGTATGGCAAAAAATATATGGGTACCGTAAGAACTACTTTTGTGATTGATGAACAGGGCAATATTGCACACATCATTAAAAAAGTAGATACAGCAAATTCAACAGCACAGGTTTTAGCACTGGCTTAA